The genome window CACTGCAAGCGAGTTCGTAAATTTTCGATATAGTTCCAGTTTGGCCATATTTCTCCTTATCTGGGccagaaagagagaaaaggttAAACAGAGGAgtataaagagagagagaacagcAGTTCATCATATCTAAACttcacaaaattgaaaattaaacaaagTTCATAGAAGTTTCGCTATAGTACCTAAACCCTCAAATCACATTTCAAGTCACACCAACAAATAAATGCTCCAAGCATATTCAAGGAGAGGTTAAAAAACGAAATTTGTTACCTGAAGTTTCTCTAAAGTCTTTGACAGTGATGAGAAAATCCATAAAATAAAGCTGGCATCCAGAAATGCAACTGGTAGCACCAAGAACAACTTTGTTTTTCCAGAAAAGTCATTTACATTCCCCAGATTTTCGACGAGTTCAAGTGCCTCTGATGCAATAAAGTATATCAAACCAAGAAGAAGTACTTTTGATGTTATCCCACCAAGTGTTGGCTTAACCACACCAAAGCCCATTGAGACCACCAAAAGTAGAAGACGTGACAGAGTCTTCTTAACAGTGGTGAATGTTACTGCCCACAAAGTGATGCCCATCGGTCTGATTCCCGTTGCATTAAAATTTGCATACTCAAAGTACCATACAGCCATTTCACACATTCCAAGGGCAATAACTGCCGTGATGTGGTAGTGCAACTGTATAATATCCTTCCAGAACTGAACAAACCTTACAAACCAGGTTAGCCCAAGTACAAGGTAAGCCAAAGACATGAAGCCAAAGAATGCCATCAAAGGAGCCATCTTCCCAGGTAAGTAGCCATTTGGGTTCTTCCATACAGTCCGTCCCTTGATTATTGTGCCCTTGAGTGTTGGAtcacaaaacatgaaatagagatAGTACATCCCAGTACTATTTATCTCAACCATTTCTGGATCCATCTGAGCTTCCAAATTTTTCCCTTCAAAATTGGTTTTGATTCGCTTAGGCCAGTTGGGGTTATCTGAGTTTTTGTGAATGATTACCTCTCCAGTTTTGCAGGACCCTCGCTCAACAAGACTTTGTGTGCAACATATAACATCAGATCCTAGGAAGGAGCCCCCAATCCTTTCCCTGTCTTTCACCTCAAGTATTATGGCTTCAATCAATCCGGTACTCTGCTGCATTTCATTTGGCTTACTCGCGGCTTCTTTGGTTCTTACAAAGGTGACACTTTCAAACCTGAAATTCCAGTTCCATTGAGAGTGACGTGACAACCCTTTCCTCGTATGCTTACATACAATCCTAATAATCTATTATCCACTTATAATCATTCACAGTATTCAAGTCATTGCTAAGTGATCATAAAACGCCAGTGCATAAAAATTTGACTCTAATATTCCTGAAAGTTCCTTGTAAATGAAATCAGCTTTCAAACATATGTGCCACTACAGATTGAACCTTTTCAGTTTTACTTACAAAAAACCGAGGCAGTAGCGAACAGATTAACACAGCAGCAATAATACATATAAAGCATCGGGTTTCTGGGCGGCAAATAATAGATCGTCAAATTAATAAAGTTAAACTAGACGCAACAACTCGAGAAATTCTCCTACAAACACGATAATCATTCTCCAGAAAAGTGAATTCAcacaataaacaaataaataaatgtgaTTAATACCTAATGAAGGACTTTCCCTTGAGGGGTTTATCAGGAGAAGTGTCATTCAAAGAGTGAGATTTAGAAGAAGAAGCGTAGAGGCCCTCACTGCCGCCATGGAAGAAGAAGGAATTCGATTGCGGACTAAACGCTTCGTTTCTGTACTCGTGAATCGAAGCACTTGTGTTGCTGATCGAGTTGCTTATACAAAGTAGCACAAACAAGAACCCTAGCCTCCAGCCTCTGTCACGGCCTTCCATCGCCTCTAACAGTCAGATTCTTCTCTGCGAGTCCAGAGGAAGCAGATGCTATGTTCGATTGACTTCAATCGCCAAAGATTCAGTTCGGAACTTGCGAGTAAGAACATTGATGTTGACGCGACAACTAGAAGACTAAATACGAAGCCTGCAAGACTGGACCAGGGACTGGACTTGGGCCTTTTGCGAGCCCTTTTAGTTGGGCTTCGTCTGGATAATGGGCCGTATCCTAAGAGATTGAGGCCTCAATTGGTGACAACTTTCGATTATGACCATACAGATCTTTATTTTCGAAAAATACTAAAGATTACCCCGTTATACTAAATGTTGAGATATACGTATATGATTCACGTGAAAATATGATCCCCACATACACCACGTgatctataaataataatgtaCGTTCATCTCAACATGTGGAGTAGTTGGGATAAAAAACACTGAGATCCGTACCATAAAAAATCATGAAAGGGAGAGTCAGTGAATACTTCGTCTTCTTTTCACAATTGAAAGAGACGACCCATTTATGTATTTAATTTGTGTTGTATTGTAATGTGGAGTGGAGTGCATATCTCTAGTCTTTTTCACTGCATTATTTCAATTCTTTTTGGTAATGATAATTTACGTAGAAGGTCAGTGACAGATTCAGTGTTGTAACACTCGGGGTTGGGCCCCAATGAAATTTGGTACAAATGCAATGGTATTGGACAgcggattaaaaaaaatgtatcagtCACTTAGTATTTTATTTAAGGCCCTCGATAATCCCAATAATTACCCAGCCGCTCAATAATTGTTGAGCCTAAACCCAAACCTTAGCAGCGTTCCTaaaattttaggaaaaaaaCAAGACAAAAGGAACGATGCGAAAAAAAATCTTATAGTGTGTGCCCTTAATGGCTGAAATTTTTGATTCCGCCATTATATGCAAGGCTTATTTAATATCCTTTATTAAGACCGTATATGCATTTTCTAATGAAGACATTTTAGTAACTTCTTGAAACCTTGTGGTTGATGATGTGTAATGCATATCATGCATAGTGGACTAGCCACCTTAATTAACAACattaatatacatataattaaacCTATTAGAGTTTGCTTCTGCCGCCCACACAACAGCTTCAATTCATGACCTAAATTCCACCACTATTTCCTCtctttgtatttgttttattctctctctctctctctctctctctctctctctctctctatatatatatatatatatatatatatatatctatttatgtatgtatatatatatcacacatAAATAAGGCTTCTTGCATATGCTTACAGCAGAGAAGGATGGCTACTGTAATCGGTTATCTGGATAGTGTATTGCCTCCCATGAGTCTGTTTCTGATGATAGGTTACCATGCATATCTATGGCAATGCTTCAAGCACAGACAGTCTCAAACTACTCTTGGCATCGATGCACTCATGAGGAACTCTTGGTTTTCTCATCTTGACATTACACAGGTACATTTTAGTGTTCTGTAAAATCCTACTTCTATTTTTATGACAATTTTAGCTTTGATTAGTAGCTAAGGTAGGTCGACCAAGCTCAACTGcttaaaaataatcaaatctTACTCTCtattttttaaccgagaactaTATCATATAAGATTACCCTTTGAACATCTAATATGCGTAAGTTGGATTAGAAACTTTAAGTTATTGGGCTTCATTCACTGAGCTCAAGCCTAGCCCAACCACCAGTTCAATTACAAGATGCACCTTAACATTAGTTTCTTAGCCGAAAATACTTATATAGTGTTTTTCGTCTCAGctatcccaaatattgagatagacGCACATGATACATGTGAAATCGTGGACCCACATTATCCATATAAAACCATATGCATCAATCTCATCATTTGGGATAgtttgagacaaaaaatactGGAAACCGTAAGCGGTAAGCCTCCTGTTTTTTAACAGTTTTTGTCTACTTTAAGATGACAGTATATTATATGCAGGCTAATGACAAGAAGGGTATGCTAGCAGTACAAAGTTTAAGAAACACATTAATGGCGACCATACTCACAGCTACAGTTGCTATTCTAATAAACGGGGCATTAGCTGCATTGACAAATAACTCCTACACCCAAGATCACCTCTTCAAGAGTCCACTTTTT of Tripterygium wilfordii isolate XIE 37 chromosome 13, ASM1340144v1, whole genome shotgun sequence contains these proteins:
- the LOC120013559 gene encoding transmembrane protein 87B, producing MEGRDRGWRLGFLFVLLCISNSISNTSASIHEYRNEAFSPQSNSFFFHGGSEGLYASSSKSHSLNDTSPDKPLKGKSFIRFESVTFVRTKEAASKPNEMQQSTGLIEAIILEVKDRERIGGSFLGSDVICCTQSLVERGSCKTGEVIIHKNSDNPNWPKRIKTNFEGKNLEAQMDPEMVEINSTGMYYLYFMFCDPTLKGTIIKGRTVWKNPNGYLPGKMAPLMAFFGFMSLAYLVLGLTWFVRFVQFWKDIIQLHYHITAVIALGMCEMAVWYFEYANFNATGIRPMGITLWAVTFTTVKKTLSRLLLLVVSMGFGVVKPTLGGITSKVLLLGLIYFIASEALELVENLGNVNDFSGKTKLFLVLPVAFLDASFILWIFSSLSKTLEKLQIRRNMAKLELYRKFTNSLAVSVLLSIAWIGFELYFNATDPLSELWQIAWIIPAFWTLLAYALLVVICVLWAPSRNPTRYAYMEEMGEDFDEEGISLTTGEVASKLERKERKASSTTDIYGLVEDVEEDKRE